In a single window of the Cygnus olor isolate bCygOlo1 chromosome 5, bCygOlo1.pri.v2, whole genome shotgun sequence genome:
- the LOC121071298 gene encoding LOW QUALITY PROTEIN: acyl-CoA (8-3)-desaturase-like (The sequence of the model RefSeq protein was modified relative to this genomic sequence to represent the inferred CDS: inserted 3 bases in 3 codons) — MVHLSGRSVAKLRLINLSADAHLAAQMAPQTGSTEKETKPISAFPQQLTWEEIKIHNGRGQSQQQWLVIDRXVYDVSTFSKQPLEAAEFISHYAGQDATDAFVAFHNDKALVRKYLKSLLIGELAPDQPSFESNKKKSLLEDFRELRCTVEKMGLLKPNYTFFFMIFLHLLVLDAASWLMIWYFGISLVPFLVGMAFFTIAQIQMGWFQHDLGHCSVFRKPKWNHLLQIIVINVLKGLPASWWNHLHNQHHAKPXCFRKDPDLNMHPRLVQLGKDTLSGAWKKKRRSFMPYNYQHKYSSVLAPLALVTLPSSCPILLAIKRKKWLELLLIVSFNIRVCLMYVPLMGFNNCMVYYWMSRYLESTWXIWVSQMNHIPMNIDYDKNKDWVSTQLHATCNVNQSLFNDWFTGHLNFQIEHHLFPTMPRHNYWKAAPLVKALCDKHGIEYKSKTLLRAFVDILHSLKESGEHWLEAYLHG, encoded by the exons ATGGTTCACCTGTCTGGACGCAGTGTGGCAAAGCTTAGACTAATTAATCTCAGTGCTGATGCACATCTGGCTGCGCAGATGGCTCCACAGACTGGCTCCActgaaaaggagacaaaaccCATTTCAGCCTTTCCACAGCAGCTCACTTGGGAAGAGATCAAAATCCACAATGGCCGTGGCCAAAGTCAGCAGCAGTGGCTGGTGATTGACA ATGTTTACGATGTCAGCACGTTTTCCAAACAGCCCCTGGAGGCAGCCGAGTTTATTAGCCACTATGCTGGGCAAGATGCGACG GATGCCTTTGTAGCATTTCACAATGACAAGGCTCTGGtgagaaaatacttgaaatcGCTGCTGATCGGGGAGCTGGCACCAGATCAACCCAGCTTTGAGTCTAATAAAAAA AAGTCGCTTTTAGAGGACTTTCGTGAGCTGCGCTGCACTGTCGAGAAGATGGGACTTCTGAAGCCAAATTACACctttttcttcatgatttttctTCACCTCCTGGTACTGGATGCTGCATCCTGGCTCATGATCTGGTACTTTGGGATATCCTTAGTGCCTTTCCTTGTTGGCATGGCGTTCTTCACCATTGCTCAG ATCCAGATGGGCTGGTTCCAACATGATCTGGGACACTGCTCTGTCTTCAGGAAGCCTAAATGGAATCATCTGCTGCAGATCATTGTGATAAATGTTCTGAAG GGGTTACCTGCTAGCTGGTGGAATCATCTGCACAACCAGCACCATGCCAAAC ACTGCTTCCGCAAAGACCCTGATCTCAATATGCACCCTCGTCTTGTTCAGCTTGGGAAAGACACTCTCAGTGGAG cttggaaaaaaaaaagaagaagttTCATGCCTTATAATTATCAGCATAAATATTCATCTGT TTTGGCTCCACTTGCCCTTGTAACCCTTCCTTCCAGCTGTCCTATTCTACTTGCAATCAAGAGGAAAAAGTGGTTG GAGCTGTTATTGATTGTGTCTTTCAACATCCGAGTTTGTCTCATGTATGTTCCTTTAATGGGATTTAACAATTGCATGGTGTATTACTGGATGTCCAG GTATCTAGAGAGTACAT TTATTTGGGTCTCGCAGATGAATCACATTCCAATGAACATTGATTATGATAAGAACAAAGACTGGGTATCTACTCAG ctCCATGCAACGTGCAATGTGAACCAATCTCTGTTCAATGACTGGTTCACTGGGCACTTGAACTTTCAAATTGAACACCA CCTTTTCCCCACAATGCCTCGACATAACTACTGGAAAGCAGCTCCTCTTGTGAAAGCCCTTTGTGACAAGCATGGCATTGAGTATAAAAGCAAGACTTTACTCAGAGCCTTTGTAGATATTTTGCA CTCACTGAAGGAGTCTGGGGAACACTGGCTTGAAGCCTATCTGCATGGATAG